The nucleotide window CAAAGAGAATGTTCCAGTCGGCGTGCTCGGGAATCAGGCCCTTGTCGATGACCTTGTAGTCGGCCGAGGCCATGACGTCGGCCGGCTTGCCCAGTTCGCTGATCATACGTGCCAGCTTGGTGCTGCCGCCAGCTTCGCGCAGCACGTCAATTTCCGGGTGCAGGGCCTCGAAGCGCTTTTCCACCTCGGCAAAGGGCACGGTCAGGCTGCCGGCATGAAAGACGATCACCTCCTGCTTGGCGAGAGCTGGCGCCGCGCCCCCCAGCGACAAAACCAGGGCCAGCAAGCCAAGCACTGGGCCAGTCGTACATGATTGGAAATTGCGTGACATTTTCACCCTCCTTGGGGTTCTGAATTCGGATCGATTTTAAAGAGGATTCCGGGCAAGGGGGCAGACGCCGGCGCAGATCGAACCCCAGCTTCGTAGCGGCCCCAAAGTAGCATCCGGAGCCGCTATGCGCCCTCGCGTGTGGCGGAGCTGACAGGCTCCGGCGGCTGCCGCGGAAAAAGATTCAAACCCCAGCCCGGACCGTCACAAAGTGCTCCTGGCAGGCCACCGCGCCGCCGGCCGGGTCCCAGATGTCCAGACCCCCGATCATGAACTTGTTGTCGGCCAGGCCGCGGTTGAACGCCCGGCTTTCCACCGGCAGTTTGTGGCCAAAACCGTGAACGACAAAAACCGCCTCGGGGTGGATATGGTCCGTGACCTTGGCGCGAATGGTCTCACTGTAGCCGTTGCGGGTGACGGTGACCAGAGCGCCGTCGGTGATGGCGAGTTTTTCGGCTTCCTTGCGGTTGATCCAGAGCACGTTTTCCTGCATCTGCTCAAAGAGCATCGGATTGTTGACCGTATGCCCCTGGGTGTGCAGCGCGCAGCGGCCGAAAGTCAGACGGAAGCTGCCCTCGGGCGGCCGCTCGCAGGGTTCGTAGGGCAGCAGCGAAGGCAGGCCGGCGGCGGTCAATTTTTTGGAAATGATCTCGATTTTGCCCGAAGAGGTCTTGAATTTCAGTGCGGCCATGTCCCGATACAGGGGCTGATCGGTCAGGGGGACCTTGCCGGTCGCGTCAAAATCGGCGATGGTCACCCCGGTGCCGTTCAGTTGAAAATTCCAGATATCCTCGATGCTGTCGAAAGCCAACGCGTCCAGGCCCAGCCGGCGAGCCAACCCCGACCAGATCTCCCATTCCGCCCGGGTGTCAAAGCGGGGCGCCACCACCCGCTGACGTCTGAAAAAGAACGGTTTCAGACCGTTTTTACTCGCCAGGATGCTCTCGCGCTCCAGGTAGGGGGAAAGGGGCAGGACGACATCGGCAAACCAGGCGGTATCCGACCAGGTGAAGGTGATCGAGACCAGCAGGTCCAGCTTGGCGAAAACCCGCCTCAGGTGATCGGGGTCCGGGAAGGCCATCAGGGGGTCGTGCCGGAAGCAGAGGTAGGCCTTGACCGGGTAGGGATCGGCGGTCTCGATGGCCTTGTAAAGCAGGTGGGTCAGGCCGGGGCCGCCGTCGAAATGGGAGTAGCGCCAGCCGACGCCGTCGGCGCGCTTCTCCTCGGGTTTGGGGTAGAGGTCCATCATTTTTTTGAGGCCTTTGCGGCCCACGTCGCCGGGCGTGCTCACCTGCGGCAGCCCCCCCTTGGCCCCGATGGACCCCAGAAGGGCATTGATGATGTAAATCGAGCGGCACACATAGAAGGAGCTGCGGTAACGTGCCGTCATCCACCCCGGGTGCCAGAGAACGGCCGGGCTGGCCTCGGCCAATTCGCCCACAAAGCGCCGGAGAGATTCGGCAGGCACACCGGTCTCGGTTTCCGCCCACTCCGGGCTGTATGGTTCGACGAAAGCCGCCAATGCATCCAGGTCCTGGATGTGCATCCGGGCAAACTCGGCGTTGTAGCGCTTGCTGGCCAGCAGCTCGTGGATCACCGCCAGGTTGAAGGCGTAGTCGCTGCGGGGTCGCACCATGAAGAAGTTGTTGGCTTTGGTGGCCGGGACGTTGGCCCGAATGTCGATTACGGTCAGCTTGCAGCCCTTTTCCATGGCATCCAGCAGATCGTTGACCTCCTGAACGTTGATCGACTCGAAAATGTTGCGCAGCTGCAACACCACGTGGCGGCTGTTCTTCAGATCGTAGGAAACACTCTTACGGCCTGAACCCATGACGGAGAGGGCCGCGTGTTGGACGTTGCGGGCACAGGAGGCGTCGTGGTTGCAGTAGTTGGGGCTTCCCAGACCGCGCAGAAAGGCGCGGTGCATGTCGCGAAAGGGCCCGCCGCGATCGGTCAGGCAAACGGTGCGCGGCCCGTATTGGTCCATGGCGGCTTTGAGCTTTTCGGCCACGTAATCCAGGGCTTCATCCCATTCTACCGGACGCCACTTGCCCTCCCCGCGCTCACCGGCGCGGATCATGGGCCGCTGGGGACGTTCGCGGTCCTGAATCAAGGCGATACCGGCCGCCCCGCGGGGACAGATGGCGCCTTTCATCGACGGGAAATGCGGATTCCCCTGCAGAAACTTGATCTCGCCGTTTTCGACCTCTGCCATGATGGGACAGCGGGACGTGCACATGCCACAGATGCTGTAAATTTTTTCGGCCATTTTTCCTCTCGACAGATGATGGCACCCCCTCCCCGCTGGGATCTCATCCGCCCTGAAGCGGGCACCAGCGGGGGTGCCGTTACCAGAAAATTCAAGCGCCCCCTTGTCATCTGAGCCGCGAAGAGGGCCTCTCGCCGGAGCTGGCTGCCCTCGGCTCAGAGGTCATCGCCCACCGCCGCCCGCCAAGCGAAAATCACCACAATAAGGTTAAAATAAGTAAATTTTGGTTATTTTAAATAATTATAGCGTTGATTCGCGCCCAAACGGATGAATAGCCACTTATCCGATGGGGGTGGTTTTGTCAAATCGTTTTGCGGCTTTTCAGACCTTCCTAAATCCCCGCAGCAAAGAGGTCGATTACAGAGGGAATCATTCCCGGAGAATTTTGCACACTTGCCACGCCCGCATGCAGACGCTGCCGGAGGCAAGTGAACCCGAGGTACTGCGGTGAAAGGGTTAACCATGTTTCAGATCAAAAAAATGTCTTTGAAAGCCAAATTACTGGGGCTGGGGATTGTGATGACAGCCGTGCCACTGCTGGCGATCTACGTCGTGGTGCACGCTCAGAACACCCGGATGTTCGCCGTGGCCCAGCAAGAAAGCCGCAAACTGGCCTATGCGGACCTGGACCACACCGCCCAGGGTATCTACGGCATGTGTCTGTCCCAGCAGGAGCTGTTGGAACAGAAGCTCCAGAGCGACGCCTCCGTCGCCCGGGCGATCCTATCGGCCCACGGGGCCATCAGCTTCGACGATGAGCAAGCCGAGTGGGTGGCGACCAACCAGTACACCAAAACCGCGACACGGCTATCCCTGCCCCAGATGTTGGTGGGAACCCACTGGCTGGGGCAGAATGCGGCCCCCGACCGCCCTTCGCCCATCGTCGATGAGGTGCAGGGGCTGGTGGGTGGTACAGCCACCATTTTTCAACGGATGAACGCCGCCGGCGACATGCTGCGGGTCTCCACCAACGTGAAGACCAAAGACGGCAAGCGCGCCATCGGGACCTACATCCCGGCGCTCAATCCCGACGGGCAGCCTAATCCGGTGGTCTCGGCGCTCCTGAGCGGCACGCCCTACACCGGCCGGGCCTACGTCGTGAACGGCTGGTATCTCACGACCTACCTCCCCCTGCGCGACGCAGCCCAGCAGGTTGTCGGCGCCCTGTATGTGGGCGTTCCCCAGGAGAGCGTCAAGAGCCTGCGCCAGCAGATCATGGCGACCACGGTCGGCACCACCGGCTACGTCTACGTGCTGGACACCCAGGGCCATTACGTGATTTCCAAGGACGGCAAACGCGACGGGGAAAACATCTGGGAGGCCAAGGACGCCGATGGCAGGCTCTTCATCCAGGAGATCGTCAACAAGGCCGTTCGCCTCCAGCCCGGGGAAATCGCCGAGGCCAGGTACCCCTGGAAAAATGAAGGCGAAAAGGCCGCCCGCGACAAGATCGCCCGGATCATGTATTTCGCGCCCTGGAACTGGGTGATCGGGGTCGGCTCCTACGAAGAGGAATTTCGTCAAGCCGAAGAGCTGATTTCAAAGGTGACGGAGCGCAACCGCACGGTGTTCCTGGCCATCACGGGGGCATCGCTGTTGTTGGCGGTGATTCTCTGGATGCTGATCGCCCGGAACATCGCCGGCTCGCTCAACCGCATCGCGGCGAATCTGACCAGCGGCGCCGAGCAGACCTCGGCTGCGGCGGGGGAGGTTTCGGCGGCCAGCCAGTCCCTGGCCGAAGGCGCCAGCCAGCAGGCCGCCAGCCTGGAGGAGATCTCATCGAGTGTCGAGGAGATGGCGTCGATGACCAAGCAAAACGCCGACCACGCGAACGATGCCAAGGTCCTTGCGGCCGCCGCCCAGGCCAGCGCCGACAAGGGCGCCGAGGCGATGGGCCGCATGAACGGCGCCATCCAGGACATCAAGAGTTCCTCGGACAAGACCGGCATGATCGTCAAAACCATCGACGAGATCGCGTTTCAAACCAACTTGCTGGCATTGAACGCAGCGGTGGAGGCTGCCCGCGCCGGGGAGGCCGGCAAGGGCTTCGCCGTGGTGGCGGAAGAGGTCCGCAATCTCGCCCAGCGCTCGGCCCAGGCGGCCAAGGAGACGGCCAAGATGATCGCCGAGTCGGTTCACAAGGCCGAAACCGGCGCCGCCCACAGCCAGGAGGTGGCCTCCTTGCTGGCGGAAATAGCCGCCGGCAATCGCAAGGTCAACACCCTGGTGGCCGAGATCGCGGCGGCCAGCCGCGAGCAGGCCCAAGGCCTGGAGCAGATTTCGACTGCGGTCGGCCAAATGGACCAGGTGACCCAGTCCACCGCCGCCAACTCCGAAGAGTCGGCCTCGGCCAGTGAGGAGCTGGCCGCCCAGGCGCATACCCTGAACGACATGGTCCACGATTTGCTGACGGTGGTGGGCGGAAGATTGGCCTCGCAATCCACGGGGGACGGGGCCGATGCGCGGCAAGGCGCCCGACGCCGGTCCGCCCGCAGCCCCCGGCTGGAAGCCGCGGCCCCCGGGTGGCAGTCGGGCGCCAAACCGACCCCGGCGCCGCAGCACGAGACAAAAGGGAGATCCGCCTCCGCGGCTGTGGAATTTTAAACCCGCCCCCCTGCGATCCACACGTCTCCGCAGGGGGGATCACACCCCCGCAAGGAGTGGGACCGATCGTTCCGGGGGCGCCGGGGAGCGGCTGGGAGCCCCGCAGGGGCCTATGCCCAGTCCGGCGCCGGGCGGGATGCCAACAGCGGAAAGCCGGTCGTCCAGCCGGAAACCGTTTCGCGCACCTCGATCCGGAACAGGAGATCGGGGCTGCGCAGCCACTCCTGGGGCTCGCCGAAGGCGATGACCACCTCCTCGCCGCTGCCGATGGCGGGGCGATCGAAGCGCGCCCCGTCCACCTCCCGTCCGTCCAGCAGCACCGCCCAGCGCCCCTCGGGCAGCGGCCGGTTGAAACCCAAGGTCAGAGTCTTGAGGGTTTCGCGGTCGTAGCGCAGCGAGGTCAACACCAGCCCGTCGCCCCCGGCCGTAATCCGCGCCACCCGCAGCGCCTCAGCGCGGTCCAGCATGCCTTCGGCCTCCCGGGCGAAGACCTCCGCCTGGCGAAGAGAGATCTCCGCATCCCGCATCCGCTCGGAGTAGGGCTCGGTGCTCGGCCTGGCGCCCACCTGAGCATCGAGGTAGAGGCCGGCCGTGCCAACCAACAGCGGGACCCGTTCGACGACCTGCCGCTGGTCCAGGCCGGCGATGGCCTTCTGCAGGCGCTCGCAGAGGTCCTTGGCCAGGTCTGCCAAAGCCAAAGCCGAATCGTGCGCCTGACCGGTGCGTGCTGCAAACGGAAGGACGTTCGCCGAGAGAAGACGGGCCTCTGGGGCGGGGTCGGAACCGTTGCGAGCGACCGCCGCCTTACCGTACTCCTTCTGAAATACAACCTCCACCTGGCCCATCACCGTGCGGGCAAGCGCATCCCGGCCCTGGGGATTCAATTCAAACGGCAGCGGGGTGGCCTCCAACAGGTCGATGACCTCATCGAATTGAGGGAGATTGAAGCGCCGCGCTTCGAAGACGCCGCTGCCGGCGATCAACTCC belongs to Desulfobacteraceae bacterium and includes:
- a CDS encoding methyl-accepting chemotaxis protein; the protein is MFQIKKMSLKAKLLGLGIVMTAVPLLAIYVVVHAQNTRMFAVAQQESRKLAYADLDHTAQGIYGMCLSQQELLEQKLQSDASVARAILSAHGAISFDDEQAEWVATNQYTKTATRLSLPQMLVGTHWLGQNAAPDRPSPIVDEVQGLVGGTATIFQRMNAAGDMLRVSTNVKTKDGKRAIGTYIPALNPDGQPNPVVSALLSGTPYTGRAYVVNGWYLTTYLPLRDAAQQVVGALYVGVPQESVKSLRQQIMATTVGTTGYVYVLDTQGHYVISKDGKRDGENIWEAKDADGRLFIQEIVNKAVRLQPGEIAEARYPWKNEGEKAARDKIARIMYFAPWNWVIGVGSYEEEFRQAEELISKVTERNRTVFLAITGASLLLAVILWMLIARNIAGSLNRIAANLTSGAEQTSAAAGEVSAASQSLAEGASQQAASLEEISSSVEEMASMTKQNADHANDAKVLAAAAQASADKGAEAMGRMNGAIQDIKSSSDKTGMIVKTIDEIAFQTNLLALNAAVEAARAGEAGKGFAVVAEEVRNLAQRSAQAAKETAKMIAESVHKAETGAAHSQEVASLLAEIAAGNRKVNTLVAEIAAASREQAQGLEQISTAVGQMDQVTQSTAANSEESASASEELAAQAHTLNDMVHDLLTVVGGRLASQSTGDGADARQGARRRSARSPRLEAAAPGWQSGAKPTPAPQHETKGRSASAAVEF
- a CDS encoding molybdopterin-dependent oxidoreductase, encoding MAEKIYSICGMCTSRCPIMAEVENGEIKFLQGNPHFPSMKGAICPRGAAGIALIQDRERPQRPMIRAGERGEGKWRPVEWDEALDYVAEKLKAAMDQYGPRTVCLTDRGGPFRDMHRAFLRGLGSPNYCNHDASCARNVQHAALSVMGSGRKSVSYDLKNSRHVVLQLRNIFESINVQEVNDLLDAMEKGCKLTVIDIRANVPATKANNFFMVRPRSDYAFNLAVIHELLASKRYNAEFARMHIQDLDALAAFVEPYSPEWAETETGVPAESLRRFVGELAEASPAVLWHPGWMTARYRSSFYVCRSIYIINALLGSIGAKGGLPQVSTPGDVGRKGLKKMMDLYPKPEEKRADGVGWRYSHFDGGPGLTHLLYKAIETADPYPVKAYLCFRHDPLMAFPDPDHLRRVFAKLDLLVSITFTWSDTAWFADVVLPLSPYLERESILASKNGLKPFFFRRQRVVAPRFDTRAEWEIWSGLARRLGLDALAFDSIEDIWNFQLNGTGVTIADFDATGKVPLTDQPLYRDMAALKFKTSSGKIEIISKKLTAAGLPSLLPYEPCERPPEGSFRLTFGRCALHTQGHTVNNPMLFEQMQENVLWINRKEAEKLAITDGALVTVTRNGYSETIRAKVTDHIHPEAVFVVHGFGHKLPVESRAFNRGLADNKFMIGGLDIWDPAGGAVACQEHFVTVRAGV